Part of the Janibacter alkaliphilus genome is shown below.
TGGGTCTTCGAGTACTACCAGGGCGAGCACGCCAGCTGACGACCCCGCCGGGAGACCGGCGGGCCCGTGACGGGAGACCGCCTCCCGCTGCTCTGCCGACTCGTGACCCGCGCGTAACCGGCGCGTGACCGCGGCGGCCCCGGCCTCGCCGGCCCGGCCGCTAGCGTCGGTCGACATGGACGAGGGACACCCTGTACGGCAGGCGACGGCGGCGGACGCTCCCACCCTGGGGCGGCTGCTGTGGGCCTTCAACACCGAGTACGAGACCCCGACCGACCCGGCGCAGGTGCTCGCCGACCGGTTCGCCCGGATGCTCCAGGGGCGCGACGCCTTCGCGCTGCTGGCCGGCGAGGACGACGGCTTCGCGCTGGTGACGCTGCGCCCGGCGATCTGGTTCGACGGGCCGATCGCCCAGCTCGAGGAGCTCTACGTGGGGCCCGAGCGGCGCAGCCAGGGCATCGGCAGCGCGCTGCTGTCGGCGGCGCGGCACCTCGTCGAGGAGCGCGGGGCCCCGGAGATCAACATCATCGTCGACGAGAGCGACCGGGCCAGCCAGCGCTTCTACGAGCGGCACGGCTTCGCCACCAGCAGCGGCGGGGTGCGCGACCGGATGCTCTTCTACGCCGGCCCCAGCGAGGAGACCGCCGAGATCCCGGTGGTCCGCTGACCGACGCCCCCGGTCCGTCGACCGCGCGCGACCGGCGAGGATTCGGGCCTGACGACGCCCGCCGGTAGGCTGATGCGGAGCGGTCGCGGCAGGGGCGGCCGCCCGTCGGGCGGGTCACGTCCGACGCGACGTGGCCGGGCTCGGAGCAGGGTGGACTGACGTATGCGTGCGAGGACGACGACCGTCGCCGTGGGAGCGGCGCTGACGATGGGCCTGGCGGCCTGCTCGGGCAGCTCCGGTGGCAGCGGGTCCGCCAGCTCCAGCGGTGCGGCGGCCAGCTCGAGCAGCGCGACCCCCGAGCCGGCGACCGTCGAGGTCAGCCCCCGCGACGAGGCCAGCGAGATCATGCCCGACGACGAGGTCACCGTCATGGTGACCGAGGGACAGCTGCAGGAGGTCGTCGTCACCGACGCCGACGGCGACGAGCTGGCCGGCGCCGCGGAGGGCCAGACCTGGACCAGCTCGGCCCGGATGAGCCCGTCGGAGACCTATGAGGTGGCGGTCACCGCCACCGGACCGGACGGCACCGACAGCACCCAGACCTCCACCTTCACCACCCACGAGCCGGAGGTGACCGCCACCTACGGGGTCGTCTACGACGAGCAGACCGTCGGGGTGGGCATGCCGGTGAGCATCCAGTTCGACTCCGAGGTGACCGACGAGGTCTACCGCAAGGAGATCGAGGAGGCGGTGACCGTGAAGACCACCCCGAGCACCGAGGGCTCCTGGGGATGGCTGGACAACCGCCAGCTGATGTGGCGACCGAAGGAGTTCTGGGAGCCCGGGACGAAGGTGAGCGTGGACGCGCCGCTGACCGGCTTCCAGACCGGCGACGACAAGTGGGTGGCCGAGGACCTGTCCGGCTCGATGACCATCGGGCGGGAGCAGCTGAGCACCGTCGACATCGCCAACCACGAGATGACCGTCGAGCGCGGCGGCCGGACCGTCAAGACCTACCCGGTCAGCAGCGGCAAGCCCGGCCCGGAGACCGAGACCCGCTCCGGGATGAAGATCGTCATCGGCAAGGTCCGCGAGATGACCATGGACTCCAGCACCGTGGGCGTGCCCGAGGGCGACCCGGACTACTACAACGTCGACACCGAGTGGAACGTCCGGGTGACCTGGACGGGGGAGTTCCTGCACTCGGCGCCCTGGTCGGTGGGCTCCCAGGGCAGCACCAACGTCTCGCACGGCTGCGTCAACCTCGCCCCGGCGAACGCGCAGTGGGTCTACGAGAACAGCCTGCCGGGGGATCCGGTGGACTTCACCGGCAGCGACCGGGAGTTCCTGCCGACCGAGGGCATCGGGGTGTGGCAGTACTCCTGGGCGCAGTGGCAGGAGCAGAGCGCCGCGGCGTGACCCGCCAGGCGTGCACCGGCAGCTGCCGGCGGCGACCGTGACGCGCGATCAGCCCCAGCCGAGCTCGTGCAGCCGCTCCTCGTCGATCCCGACGTGGTGCGCCGCCTCGTGGACGATCGTCACGGTGATCTCCTCGCGCAGCTCCTCCAGGGAGTCGCACATCCGGGTCAGCGGACCCCGGAAGAGGAAGATGCGGTCCGGCAGCGCCCCGGCCCAGCCACCGTCGCGCTCCGGCAGCGGCACCCCCAGGTAGATCCCGAGCAGGTCGACCGCCTCGTTCGGCGGCATCTCCAGCTCGACCGGGTCCGGCTCGTCCTCGACGAGGAAGGCGACGTTGTCGAGCAGGTCGAGCATCTGCGCCGGCACCTCGTCCAGACCCTCCTGGACCAGCCGCTCGAAGTGGGCACGGTCGACGTCGATCATGTGGGCTCCATCGGTGGTAGCAGCGCCGGCGCTCGGTGGGCCATCGCGGCCAGGTGCGGCTCAGGGCCCCGGGAGCGTGCTCCCGGGGCCCTGCGTGCGGTGGGCGGCTCGGCCACTCAGCGGCTGCCGATGCCGGCCGGCTCCTTGGCGCCCTCCACGGCCTCGTGCTCGTCGTGCTCGTGGTGCGCGGCCTCGAGCTCCGCCGGGGTGACCGGTCGGATCTCGTCGTCGAAGAAGAAGCCGTGCAGCCGCGCCCGCAGCTTGCGCTTGGCGCCACCCTTGCGGGGCACCCCGTTGGCGTCCGTGTCGCCCTCGATCTGCAGCGGCTCGGCCGGGTCGTGCTGGACGTAGGTCCAGCGCTCGTAGGCGTCCAGCGGGGCGTGCACCTCGTGGAAGTCGCCGCCGGGCCCTCGGACGATCCGACCGGTCTCCCGGCCGTGCAGCACGACCTCCCGGTCGTGCCGCTGCAGGCTCAGGCAGATCC
Proteins encoded:
- a CDS encoding GNAT family N-acetyltransferase, encoding MDEGHPVRQATAADAPTLGRLLWAFNTEYETPTDPAQVLADRFARMLQGRDAFALLAGEDDGFALVTLRPAIWFDGPIAQLEELYVGPERRSQGIGSALLSAARHLVEERGAPEINIIVDESDRASQRFYERHGFATSSGGVRDRMLFYAGPSEETAEIPVVR
- a CDS encoding L,D-transpeptidase, whose protein sequence is MRARTTTVAVGAALTMGLAACSGSSGGSGSASSSGAAASSSSATPEPATVEVSPRDEASEIMPDDEVTVMVTEGQLQEVVVTDADGDELAGAAEGQTWTSSARMSPSETYEVAVTATGPDGTDSTQTSTFTTHEPEVTATYGVVYDEQTVGVGMPVSIQFDSEVTDEVYRKEIEEAVTVKTTPSTEGSWGWLDNRQLMWRPKEFWEPGTKVSVDAPLTGFQTGDDKWVAEDLSGSMTIGREQLSTVDIANHEMTVERGGRTVKTYPVSSGKPGPETETRSGMKIVIGKVREMTMDSSTVGVPEGDPDYYNVDTEWNVRVTWTGEFLHSAPWSVGSQGSTNVSHGCVNLAPANAQWVYENSLPGDPVDFTGSDREFLPTEGIGVWQYSWAQWQEQSAAA
- a CDS encoding metallopeptidase family protein, producing MIDVDRAHFERLVQEGLDEVPAQMLDLLDNVAFLVEDEPDPVELEMPPNEAVDLLGIYLGVPLPERDGGWAGALPDRIFLFRGPLTRMCDSLEELREEITVTIVHEAAHHVGIDEERLHELGWG